The following coding sequences lie in one Pseudorasbora parva isolate DD20220531a chromosome 18, ASM2467924v1, whole genome shotgun sequence genomic window:
- the mob1bb gene encoding MOB kinase activator 1Bb, whose translation MSFLFGNRSSKTFKPKKNIPEGSHQYELLKHAEATLGSGNLRMAVMLPDGEDLNEWVAVNTVDFFNQINMLYGTITDFCSEDSCPVMSAGPKYEYHWADGTNIKKPIKCSAPKYIDYLMTWVQDQLDDETLFPSKIGVPFPKNFMSVAKTILKRLFRVYAHIYHQHFDAVMQLQEEAHLNTSFKHFIFFVQEFNLIDRKELAPLQELIEKLTTKDR comes from the exons ATGAGCTTCTTATT CGGGAATCGTTCGTCTAAGACGTTTAAGCCGAAGAAGAATATCCCGGAAGGTTCTCATCAGTATGAGCTGCTCAAACACGCTGAAGCCACGCTGGGCAGTGGGAACCTGCGTATGGCCGTCATGCTTCCTGACGGAGAAGATCTGAACGAATGGGTGGCTGTCAACA CGGTGGATTTCTTTAACCAGATTAACATGCTGTACGGCACcatcacagatttctgctcggaGGACAGCTGTCCGGTCATGTCTGCTGGACCAAA ATACGAGTATCATTGGGCCGACGGGACCAACATAAAGAAGCCTATTAAGTGCTCTGCTCCCAAATACATCGACTATCTGATGACGTGGGTTCAAGACCAGCTGGATGACGAGACCCTGTTCCCTTCTAAAATAG GTGTTCCCTTCCCTAAGAACTTCATGTCTGTGGCCAAGACTATTCTGAAGCGTTTGTTCAGAGTTTATGCCCATATATATCATCAACACTTTGACGCGGTCATGCAGCTACAGGAGGAAGCTCACCTCAACACGTCTTTCAAACACTTCATCTTCTTTGTACAG GAGTTTAACCTGATCGACCGCAAGGAGCTGGCGCCTCTTCAAGAGCTCATTGAGAAACTCACAACAAAAGACAGATAA